One Setaria italica strain Yugu1 chromosome II, Setaria_italica_v2.0, whole genome shotgun sequence DNA segment encodes these proteins:
- the LOC101761034 gene encoding pentatricopeptide repeat-containing protein At5g42310, mitochondrial codes for MPASLLPSTFLPHRLRRLGPAGCTTSPAASSAPAPLSRYDFEPLLSYLSSPSVSASLTSSSPPASVPAPERRLAASYSAVPSHEWHALLRELAASDASLPLAFALLPFLHRHRLCFPLDLLLSSLLHSLSVSGRLLPHSLLLSFPPSLTDPPSPLLLNSLLAASAAASRPAVALRLLGLLREHDFLPDLASYSHLLASLLNTKDPPDAALLERLLGDLRESRLEPDAPLFSDLISAFARAALPDAALELLASAQAIGLTPRSNAATALISALGTAGRVAEAEALFLEFFLAGEIKPRTRAYNALLKGYVRIGSLKNAEQVLDEMSQCGVAPDEATYSLLVDAYTRAGRWESARILLKEMEADGVKPSSYVFSRILAGFRDRGDWQKAFAVLREMHASGVRPDRHFYNVMIDTFGKYNCLGHAMDAFDRMREEGIEPDVVTWNTLVDAHRKGGRHDRAMELFEQMRESNCPPGTTTYNIMINLLGEQERWEGVEVMLSEMKEQGLVPNIITYTTLVDVYGRSGRYKEAIDCIEAMKADGLKPSPTMYHALVNAYAQRGLADHALNVVKAMKADGLEVSILVLNSLINAFGEDRRVVEAFSVLQFMKENGLRPDVITYTTLMKALIRVEQFDKVPVIYEEMITSGCAPDRKARAMLRSALRYMKHMRVA; via the exons ATGCCcgcctccctccttccctcgACCTTCCTCCCtcaccgcctgcgccgcctcggTCCCGCCGGCTGCaccacctcccccgccgcctcctcggcccCTGCTCCCTTGAGCCGCTACGACTTCGAGCCCCTCCTGTCCTACCTCTCCTCCCCGTCTGTATCGGCCTCCCTCACCTCGTCGTCCCCACCGGCATCCGTTCCGGCgcccgagcgccgcctcgccgcgtcCTACTCGGCCGTTCCGTCTCACGAGTGGCATGCGCTGCTGCGGGAGCTCGCCGCCAGCGACGCGTCGCTGCCGCTCGCCTTCGCGCTGCTGcccttcctccaccgccaccgcctctgCTTCCCGCTCGACCTGCTCCTCTCCTCGTTGCTCCACTCGCTCTCCGTCTCCGGCCGCCTGCTCCCGCACTCGCTGCTGCTCTCCTTCCCGCCGTCGCTCACCGACCCGCCCTCGCCGCTGCTGCTAaactccctcctcgccgcctccgccgcggcctcgcGCCCCGCCGTCGCGCTGCGGCTGCTGGGCCTGCTCCGGGAGCACGACTTCCTCCCGGACCTCGCGTCCTACTCGCACCTCCTCGCCTCGCTGCTCAACACCAAGGACCCGCCCGACGCCGCACTTCTAGAGCGTCTCCTCGGCGACCTCAGGGAGTCGCGGCTCGAGCCCGACGCGCCGCTCTTCTCCGACCTTATCTCGGCCTTCGCGCGGGCGGCGCTCCCGGACGCCGCGCTTGAGCTCCTCGCCTCCGCGCAGGCCATCGGGCTCACGCCGCGGTCCAACGCGGCCACCGCACTCATTTCCGCGCTTGGCACTGCGGGGCGCgtcgccgaggcggaggcgctCTTCCTCGAGTTCTTCCTTGCTGGGGAGATCAAGCCGCGGACGCGCGCTTACAACGCGCTGCTCAAAGGGTATGTGAGGATTGGGTCGCTCAAGAATGCAGAGCAGGTGCTCGACGAAATGTCACAATGTGGTGTCGCGCCAGATGAAGCCACCTATAGCTTACTTGTGGACGCTTACACAAGGGCTGGGAGGTGGGAGAGTGCGAGGATACTGCTCAAGGAGATGGAAGCTGATGGGGTGAAACCAAGCTCTTATGTGTTCAGCCGGATCCTTGCAGGGTTCCGTGACAGGGGAGATTGGCAAAAGGCGTTTGCAGTGCTCCGAGAGATGCATGCTAGTGGGGTAAGGCCGGACCGGCATTTCTACAATGTCATGATAGATACATTTGGGAAGTACAACTGCCTGGGGCATGCAATGGATGCGTTTGACCGTATGCGAGAAGAAGGGATTGAGCCGGATGTTGTCACATGGAACACTCTCGTTGATGCACACCGTAAAGGAGGGCGGCATGACCGGGCAATGGAGCTGTTTGAGCAGATGCGTGAAAGCAATTGCCCACCAGGCACGACCACATATAACATCATGATCAATTTGCTTGGAGAGCAAGAGCGTTGGGAGGGTGTGGAAGTAATGCTATCAGAGATGAAGGAGCAGGGACTGGTACCGAACATCATCACATATACTACTCTTGTGGATGTGTATGGAAGGTCCGGTAGGTACAAGGAGGCAATTGATTGCATTGAAGCGATGAAAGCTGATGGCCTGAAGCCATCGCCTACTATGTACCATGCATTAGTCAATGCATATGCTCAAAGG GGTTTAGCAGACCATGCGTTAAATGTGGTCAAGGCTATGAAAGCAGATGGTCTGGAGGTTAGCATCTTAGTGTTGAATTCGTTGATTAATGCTTTTGGTGAAGACAGAAGGGTTGTTGAGGCCTTCTCTGTGCTGCAGTTCATGAAAGAAAAT GGTTTGAGGCCTGATGTTATAACATACACAACATTGATGAAAGCCTTAATTCGTGTTGAGCAGTTTGATAAG